One genomic window of Corvus moneduloides isolate bCorMon1 chromosome 14, bCorMon1.pri, whole genome shotgun sequence includes the following:
- the NCBP2 gene encoding nuclear cap-binding protein subunit 2 gives MSGLLHTTLSGLNSDSYCEISQYRDQHFRGSRQLQEKSLKISSTLYVGNLSFYTTEEQIQELFSKCGDVKRIVMGLDKIKKTPCGFCFVEYYTRADAEHAMRFINGTRLDDRIIRTDWDAGFKEGRQYGRGKTGGQVRDEYRTDYDVGRGGFGKIIQMQKANHQPAIY, from the exons ATGTCGGGGCTGCTGCACACCACGCTGAGCGGGCTCAACAGCGACTCGTACTGCGAGATCAGCCAGTACCGGGACCAGCACTTCCGG GGtagcaggcagctgcaggagaaatcCCTGAAGATTTCCTCCACGCTGTATGTCGGGAATCTGTCCTTCTACACCACCGAGGAGCAGATCCAGGAGCTCTTCTCCAAGTGCGGAGATGTCAAGAGGATTGTCATGGGTCTGGACAAGATCAAGAAAACCCCCTGTGGCTTCTGCTTTGTAGA GTACTACACGAGAGCAGATGCTGAGCACGCCATGCGGTTTATCAACGGCACGCGCCTGGACGACCGCATCATCCGCACGGACTGGGATGCAGGGTTTAAGGAGGGGCGACAGTATGGGAGAGGAAAGACTGGAGGACAG GTGCGAGATGAATACCGGACAGACTACGATGTGGGAAGAGGTGGCTTTGGCAAGATCATTCAGATGCAGAAGGCAAATCACCAGCCTGCAATCTATTAA